One window from the genome of Sebastes umbrosus isolate fSebUmb1 chromosome 12, fSebUmb1.pri, whole genome shotgun sequence encodes:
- the LOC119499434 gene encoding monocyte chemotactic protein 1B-like isoform X6, with protein MTSLAFVSLLLVAIVVSTASAQGGTAVCCRKLSNTRIHRDLLKEYYKQDKPSCPINAVVFTTLKGIRICANPNKVWTKTSMAYLDGNNGQR; from the exons ATGACAAGTCTCGCCTTTGTCTCGCTCCTCCTTGTAGCCATCGTGGTGTCCACAGCCTCGGCTCAAG GTGGGACAGCCGTATGTTGTCGAAAACTCTCAAACACTCGAATCCACCGAGACCTGTTGAAGGAATACTACAAACAAGATAAACCGTCGTGCCCTATAAACGCAGTGGT ATTTACCACGCTGAAAGGCATCAGGATCTGTGCTAACCCCAACAAAGTGTGGACAAAGACCAGCATGGCCTACCTAGACGGAAACAACGGGCAACGTTAA
- the LOC119499434 gene encoding C-C motif chemokine 12-like isoform X5 — MYSIFQPSAYCVGGLKKGLQSRNMHHICFSQRYTMTSLAFVSLLLVAIVVSTASAQGGAASCCRKLSETRIHRDLLKSYYKQDKSSCPINAVVFITLKDIRICANPNKVWTKTSMTYLDGNNGQR, encoded by the exons ATGTACTCTATTTTCCAGCCGTCTGCATATTGTGTCGGTGGGCTTAAAAAGGGCTTGCAGAGCAGAAACATGCATCACATCTGTTTCAGCCAGAGATACACAATGACAAGTCTCGCCTTTGTCTCGCTCCTCCTTGTAGCCATCGTGGTGTCCACAGCCTCGGCTCAAG GTGGGGCAGCCAGTTGTTGTCGAAAACTCTCAGAAACTCGAATCCACCGAGACCTGCTGAAGTCATACTACAAACAAGATAAATCGTCGTGCCCTATAAACGCAGTGGT ATTTATCACGCTGAAAGACATCAGGATCTGTGCTAACCCCAACAAAGTGTGGACAAAAACCAGCATGACCTACCTAGACGGAAACAACGGGCAACGTTAA
- the LOC119499434 gene encoding C-C motif chemokine 2-like isoform X4, protein MYSIFQPSAYCVGGLKKGLQSRNMHHICFSQRYTMTSLAFVSLLLVAIVVSTASAQGGAASCCRKLSETRIHRDLLKSYYKQDKSSCPINAVVFTTLKGIRICANPNKVWTKTSMAYLDGNNGQR, encoded by the exons ATGTACTCTATTTTCCAGCCGTCTGCATATTGTGTCGGTGGGCTTAAAAAGGGCTTGCAGAGCAGAAACATGCATCACATCTGTTTCAGCCAGAGATACACAATGACAAGTCTCGCCTTTGTCTCGCTCCTCCTTGTAGCCATCGTGGTGTCCACAGCCTCGGCTCAAG GTGGGGCAGCCAGTTGTTGTCGAAAACTCTCAGAAACTCGAATCCACCGAGACCTGCTGAAGTCATACTACAAACAAGATAAATCGTCGTGCCCTATAAACGCAGTGGT ATTTACCACGCTGAAAGGCATCAGGATCTGTGCTAACCCCAACAAAGTGTGGACAAAGACCAGCATGGCCTACCTAGACGGAAACAACGGGCAACGTTAA